The region CATGCCGCGGTCGTTGCAAGAGGATTCGGAATTCCCTGTATCGTTGGATGTGAAGGGATAGACGTAGACGAAGTGAGTCGTACATTTACCGCGAATGGAATCGTAGTGCGAGAAGGTGCATGGATTACCGTAGACGGAACAATGGGAGAACTCTATAACGAAAAACTTCCATTAATCGAACCGGAAGTGAGTGGCGATTTCGCAGAGTTTATGTCCTGGTGTGACGAATTTCGAAGATTAGGAGTGCGCGCGAATGCAGACAACCCTCGAGACGCACGAACGGCGCTTCGATTCGGTGCGGAAGGCATCGGTCTTTGCCGCACGGAACATATGTTCTTCGGAAGAGACCGACTGCCCATCATGCAGCAAATGATCCTTGCGGAAACCGAAGAAGAACGAGAACTCGCCCTCGATAAATTGCTCACGATGCAGCAGCGCGACTTCGAAGGAATCTTCGAAGTCATGGATGGGAAGCCTGTTACGATTCGTCTCTTAGACCCCCCCCTCCATGAATTTCTTCCCTCCTACGATGAACTCTTGAAGCAAGTCGTAGAGTTGCGTCTCGCCCTTAATACTTTAGGTGGAGAAGCAATAAAACAAGTCCTCGAAGACAAACAAAAACTGCTTAACATCGTGGAAACGATGCGAGAAGCGAACCCGATGCTCGGTTTGCGTGGGGTGAGACTCTCGATTCTTTATCCGAGCATCGTCGCAATGCAGACTCGAGCGATTCTCAATGCCGCAATAAAAGTCAAAAAAAGAGGAATTCACGCAGAACCGGAAATCATGATTCCTCTCGTCGGTCATGTTAACGAATTGAAATTCGTTCGAGAAAAATTAGAGCAAGTGGCAACAGAAGTCGTGCAAGAAGCGGAACAATCTATTCCCTACAAATTCGGAACGATGATAGAAATTCCCAGGGCATGTCTCACTGCAGACGAAATCGCCCAATATGCTGAATTTTTCAGTTTCGGAACGAACGACTTGACGCAAACGACTTTCGGTTTCAGCAGAGACGATGCCGAAGGAAAATTCCTCGGAAAATACATCGAATTGAAAATCTTGAATGATAATCCATTCGAAACCTTGGATAAAGCTGGCGTAGGCGCTCTTATGAAATTGTGTGTGGAAGATGCGAAGAAAACGAATCCGGTCATTAAATTAGGGATATGCGGAGAGCATGGAGGAGACCCTGCTTCGATTGCGTTTTGTCACGAGTTAGGTCTCGATTACGTGAGTTGTTCACCTTTCCGAGTGCCGATTGCTCGTCTCGCTGCTGCTCAGGCTGCTATAAAAGCAAGTGAACGAGTTATAGAAGACAAGTAATTTCTTAGGCACAAAAAAATCATTTCTTATAGGAGCGCTGTTAGGCGCGATTTAATTGGAAAATTTTCGATAAGGAATTGGGACACCGTCATATATAGACTCCTCGAGGCGTAGATAGAATCTGCATCGAATAATTCTCTAAGAGGTGATGAATGTTACACTATGCGCTCGTTTTTCTTGTCGTTGCGCTTGTCGCCGCCTTTTTGGGTTTCTGGGGTCTCGCAGGGTTGGCTGCAGAAATCGCAAAAATATTGTTTTTCGTTTTCTTGATCTTCGCCGTTCTTTCGTTCATCTTCGGTCGAAGACTA is a window of Fimbriimonadales bacterium DNA encoding:
- a CDS encoding DUF1328 domain-containing protein: MLHYALVFLVVALVAAFLGFWGLAGLAAEIAKILFFVFLIFAVLSFIFGRRLPA